Proteins from one Streptomyces sp. 840.1 genomic window:
- a CDS encoding 2-oxo acid dehydrogenase subunit E2 has product MPVSVSLPALGESVTEGTVTRWLKAEGERVELDEPLLEVSTDKVDTEIPSPAAGVLASIEVAEDETVEVGAELAVIDDGSGAPAQEQAPAAEPAKPAEASPSTGTEAPAPAPTPEATAGSRSTEGTDVTLPALGESVTEGTVTRWLKEVGEEVAEDEPLLEVSTDKVDTEIPSPVAGVLLEITVAEDETAEVGAKLAVIGAPGAAPAAAPARPAAPAQEAPASQTPAAPAPQTPSAPAPQQQTAPAPDPVLSQPAPAAAPRSPALEVSPLRGRTVKLPRIRKAIADNMTKALHEQAQLSSFIEVDITKLMKLRAQAKDGFAAREGVKLSPMPFFVKAAVQALKAHPVINARLNYDEGTITYFDSENVAIAVDSEKGLMTPVIKGAGDLSIAGISKKTAELAGKVRTNKIAPDDLSGATFTISNTGSRGALFDTVIVPPNQVAILGIGVTVKRPVVINHPDLGESIAIRDMTYVTLSYDHRLVDGADAARYLTTVRQILEAGEFEVELGL; this is encoded by the coding sequence ATGCCCGTTTCGGTATCCCTTCCGGCACTCGGTGAGAGCGTCACCGAGGGCACTGTCACCCGCTGGCTGAAAGCGGAGGGCGAGCGCGTCGAGCTCGACGAGCCGCTGCTCGAGGTATCGACCGACAAGGTCGACACCGAGATCCCCTCCCCCGCCGCCGGCGTTCTGGCCTCCATCGAGGTCGCCGAGGACGAGACCGTCGAGGTCGGCGCCGAGCTGGCCGTCATCGACGACGGTTCCGGCGCCCCGGCCCAGGAGCAGGCCCCGGCCGCCGAGCCGGCCAAGCCCGCCGAGGCCTCGCCGTCCACCGGGACCGAGGCACCCGCCCCGGCCCCCACCCCCGAGGCGACCGCCGGCTCCCGCTCCACCGAGGGCACCGACGTGACCCTGCCCGCCCTGGGCGAGTCCGTCACCGAGGGCACCGTCACCCGCTGGCTGAAGGAAGTCGGCGAGGAAGTTGCGGAGGACGAGCCCCTGCTCGAGGTCTCCACCGACAAGGTCGACACCGAGATCCCCTCCCCCGTCGCCGGTGTGCTCCTGGAGATCACCGTCGCCGAGGACGAGACCGCCGAGGTCGGTGCCAAGCTCGCCGTCATCGGTGCCCCCGGTGCCGCTCCGGCCGCCGCGCCCGCGCGTCCCGCCGCCCCGGCCCAGGAGGCTCCGGCCTCACAGACTCCGGCCGCTCCGGCGCCGCAGACCCCTTCGGCCCCGGCTCCGCAGCAGCAGACCGCCCCGGCGCCCGACCCGGTCCTGTCGCAGCCCGCCCCGGCCGCCGCGCCGAGGTCCCCGGCCCTGGAGGTGTCTCCCCTCCGCGGCCGGACGGTCAAGCTGCCGCGCATCCGCAAGGCCATCGCGGACAACATGACCAAGGCGCTGCACGAGCAGGCGCAACTGTCCTCGTTCATCGAGGTCGACATCACGAAGCTGATGAAGCTCCGTGCCCAGGCCAAGGACGGCTTCGCCGCCCGCGAAGGCGTCAAGCTCTCGCCGATGCCGTTCTTCGTCAAGGCCGCCGTCCAGGCGCTGAAGGCCCACCCGGTCATCAACGCCCGCCTGAACTACGACGAGGGCACGATCACCTACTTCGACTCCGAGAACGTCGCCATCGCCGTCGACTCCGAGAAGGGTCTGATGACCCCGGTCATCAAGGGCGCGGGCGACCTCAGCATCGCGGGCATCTCCAAGAAGACCGCGGAACTGGCCGGCAAGGTCCGCACCAACAAGATCGCCCCGGACGACCTGTCAGGCGCCACCTTCACGATTTCCAACACGGGGTCGCGCGGCGCGCTCTTCGACACGGTCATCGTCCCGCCGAACCAGGTCGCCATCCTGGGCATCGGCGTGACGGTGAAGCGCCCCGTCGTCATCAACCACCCGGACCTGGGCGAGAGCATCGCCATCCGGGACATGACGTACGTGACGCTCTCCTACGACCACCGTCTGGTGGACGGCGCCGACGCCGCCCGCTACCTGACGACGGTCAGGCAGATCCTGGAAGCCGGCGAGTTCGAGGTCGAGCTCGGCCTGTGA
- a CDS encoding ubiquinol-cytochrome c reductase cytochrome b subunit, with translation MGNESQPAGPEHKRTGQKLADWADGRPGSSRMARSVRRFVFPDHWSFMLGQIAIYSFVILIVTGVYLSLYFHPSSRTVIYDGSYVPLRGLPVSEAFDSTLHISFDVRGGLLIRQAHHWTALIFVAAVFVHMLRVFFTGAYRKPREVTWVLGFLLLILAMFAGLTGYDLPDDLLSGTGLQVVNGTILSIPVVGTYLSMFLFGGEFPGDDLIARFNIIHVLVIPGLMAALIVAHVALGVRRRHTQFPGPGRTNTNVVGLPLTVYAVKAGGYALLVSGWIFFLAAVAQINPVWRYGPFRPDQVSAGSQPDWYMGVADGLLRVMPGWEVNIWGHTFALDNLLPLLVGALLFLAMGAYPFLEAWVTGDDREKHVLDRPRNRPVRTALGVAWLSVYLVALIGAGNDVIATRFHVSLNGVTWAVRIALFVVPAAAYLVTKRCALGLQRRDRDKVLHGRETGVIRRLPHGEFIEVHEPLSRQELHVLTSHEQYRPLEAAPGRRSPDGTPSRTQRLRARLSRGFYGQDAQISKPTEREHEEIAERHS, from the coding sequence ATGGGCAATGAGAGCCAACCGGCAGGGCCGGAGCACAAGCGCACGGGGCAGAAGCTTGCCGACTGGGCGGACGGCCGACCGGGCTCCTCCCGCATGGCCCGTTCTGTGCGGCGTTTCGTCTTTCCGGACCACTGGTCCTTCATGCTCGGGCAGATCGCGATCTACAGCTTCGTCATCCTCATCGTCACGGGTGTCTACCTGAGCCTGTACTTCCACCCCTCCTCTCGCACGGTCATCTACGACGGCAGCTACGTCCCCTTGAGGGGCCTGCCGGTCTCGGAGGCGTTCGACTCCACCCTGCACATCTCCTTCGATGTCCGGGGGGGCCTGCTCATCCGCCAGGCCCACCACTGGACGGCACTGATCTTCGTGGCCGCGGTGTTCGTGCACATGCTGCGCGTCTTCTTCACAGGCGCTTATCGCAAGCCGCGTGAGGTCACCTGGGTCCTCGGGTTCCTACTCCTGATCCTGGCCATGTTCGCCGGCCTCACCGGCTACGACCTGCCCGACGACCTGTTGTCGGGAACCGGGTTGCAAGTGGTCAACGGAACGATCCTGTCGATCCCGGTCGTCGGCACCTATCTGTCGATGTTCCTGTTCGGCGGCGAGTTCCCCGGTGACGATCTGATCGCCCGCTTCAACATCATCCACGTCCTGGTGATCCCCGGTCTCATGGCCGCCCTGATCGTCGCCCATGTCGCTCTGGGCGTCCGCCGCCGGCACACCCAGTTCCCCGGGCCGGGACGCACGAACACCAACGTCGTCGGCCTGCCTCTCACGGTGTATGCCGTCAAGGCCGGCGGATACGCGCTCCTGGTGTCCGGCTGGATCTTCTTCCTCGCCGCCGTTGCCCAGATCAACCCCGTTTGGAGATACGGTCCCTTCCGACCGGACCAGGTCTCCGCCGGGTCCCAGCCCGACTGGTACATGGGCGTGGCCGACGGGCTTCTGCGGGTCATGCCCGGGTGGGAAGTCAACATCTGGGGTCACACCTTCGCCCTGGACAACCTCCTACCGCTGCTGGTCGGGGCCCTGCTCTTCCTCGCCATGGGTGCCTACCCCTTCCTCGAAGCATGGGTCACCGGCGATGACCGCGAAAAGCACGTGCTGGACCGCCCCAGGAACCGTCCCGTGCGCACCGCCCTCGGTGTGGCGTGGCTCAGTGTCTATCTGGTGGCTCTCATCGGCGCCGGCAACGACGTGATCGCCACCCGTTTTCACGTCTCGCTCAACGGTGTCACCTGGGCTGTACGTATCGCCCTGTTCGTCGTGCCGGCAGCGGCGTACCTCGTCACCAAGCGGTGCGCCCTGGGGCTGCAACGCCGCGACCGCGACAAGGTGTTGCACGGTCGTGAGACCGGCGTCATCAGGCGACTGCCGCACGGTGAGTTCATCGAGGTGCATGAGCCGCTCAGCCGCCAGGAACTGCATGTGCTGACCTCTCATGAGCAGTACCGGCCCCTGGAGGCGGCCCCGGGACGGCGGAGCCCCGACGGCACACCCAGCCGGACTCAACGGCTGCGGGCCAGACTCAGCCGAGGCTTCTACGGACAGGACGCACAAATTTCCAAACCCACGGAAAGGGAGCACGAGGAGATCGCCGAGCGGCACTCGTAG
- a CDS encoding L-aspartate oxidase, translating to MAITEQRHSTAVLVIGTGGAGLRASIELAEAGIDVLAVGKRPKEDTHTSLAAGGINAALATMDPEDSWQQHAADTLKESYLLADPRTAQIVTQGAALGIDDLERYGMAFAREEDGRISQRFFGAHKFRRTAFVGDYTGLEIQRTLIRRANQLGIPLLDSLYITRLLVHDGAVFGAYGFDPASGRRHLIHADAVILAAGGHTRIWRRTSSRRDENTGDSFRLAVEAGARLRDPELVQFHPSGIIEPENAAGTLVSEAARGEGGILRNAIGERFMNRYDPVRMELSTRDRVALASYTEIKEGRGTPKGGVWLDVSHLPRQTIMNRLPRVYQTLLELQMLDITREPIEIAPTAHYSMGGVWVRPEDHSTDVRGLYAIGEASSGLHGANRLGGNSLIELLVFGRITGQAAAAYSQGLTAQVRSASATALAREEVDALLKADGPENVRALQRAIRNTMTEHAGVVRNEAGLRAGLEELELIEKRMEEVGVHPDIAGFQDLAHAFDLKSAALAARATLEAALERRETRGCHNRSDYPSMDPALQVNLVWSPTAGITHESIPPIPPEISSLMEEVTTEGKLVE from the coding sequence GTGGCTATTACTGAACAACGTCATTCCACCGCGGTGCTGGTGATCGGCACGGGCGGAGCCGGCCTGCGAGCGTCGATCGAACTGGCCGAGGCCGGAATCGATGTTCTGGCCGTCGGCAAACGCCCCAAGGAGGACACCCACACGTCCCTCGCGGCAGGGGGAATCAACGCCGCCTTGGCCACTATGGATCCTGAGGACAGCTGGCAGCAGCACGCGGCCGACACTCTCAAGGAGAGCTATCTGCTCGCCGATCCTCGCACCGCCCAGATCGTCACCCAGGGCGCCGCCTTGGGGATCGATGACCTGGAACGCTACGGCATGGCGTTCGCCCGCGAGGAGGACGGTCGTATCTCCCAGCGGTTCTTCGGCGCGCACAAGTTCCGGCGCACGGCCTTCGTCGGTGACTACACCGGTCTGGAGATCCAGCGCACGCTCATCAGGCGTGCGAACCAGTTGGGTATCCCCCTGCTCGACAGCCTGTACATCACGCGCCTCCTGGTACACGACGGCGCCGTGTTCGGAGCTTATGGCTTCGACCCCGCCAGCGGCAGGCGCCACCTGATACACGCCGACGCCGTGATCCTCGCAGCCGGCGGCCATACGCGCATCTGGCGGCGTACGTCCTCACGACGGGACGAGAACACAGGTGACTCCTTCCGCCTGGCCGTGGAGGCGGGGGCCCGCTTGCGCGATCCCGAACTGGTCCAGTTCCACCCCTCCGGGATCATCGAGCCCGAGAACGCCGCAGGCACGCTGGTCAGTGAGGCCGCCCGCGGTGAGGGCGGGATTCTGCGCAACGCCATCGGCGAGCGATTCATGAACCGCTACGACCCCGTTCGCATGGAGCTCTCGACCCGCGACCGGGTCGCGCTCGCTTCCTACACGGAGATCAAGGAGGGGCGCGGAACCCCGAAGGGCGGAGTCTGGCTGGACGTCTCCCATCTGCCCCGCCAGACGATCATGAACCGGCTTCCTCGTGTCTACCAGACGCTGCTGGAACTGCAGATGCTGGACATCACCCGTGAACCGATCGAGATCGCACCGACCGCGCACTACTCGATGGGCGGCGTCTGGGTACGTCCGGAGGACCACAGCACCGACGTCCGTGGTCTCTACGCCATCGGTGAGGCGTCCAGCGGTCTGCATGGTGCCAACCGCCTCGGGGGCAACAGCCTCATCGAACTCCTGGTCTTCGGCCGCATCACCGGTCAGGCTGCCGCCGCATACTCCCAGGGGCTCACCGCACAGGTGCGCTCGGCATCGGCGACGGCGCTGGCTCGCGAGGAGGTCGACGCTCTTCTCAAGGCCGATGGCCCGGAGAACGTCCGAGCTCTTCAGCGCGCCATCCGTAACACGATGACGGAACATGCCGGCGTCGTCCGCAACGAGGCGGGGTTGCGGGCAGGACTGGAAGAACTCGAATTGATCGAGAAGAGAATGGAGGAGGTCGGCGTACATCCGGACATCGCCGGTTTCCAGGATCTCGCTCATGCCTTCGATCTCAAGTCCGCCGCCCTGGCGGCCCGCGCGACACTCGAAGCGGCTCTCGAACGTCGTGAGACCCGCGGTTGTCACAACCGCAGCGACTATCCGTCCATGGACCCCGCACTCCAGGTGAACCTCGTGTGGTCACCCACGGCTGGCATCACCCACGAAAGCATTCCGCCGATCCCGCCGGAGATCTCCTCCCTGATGGAAGAGGTCACCACCGAGGGAAAACTTGTCGAATGA
- a CDS encoding SDR family oxidoreductase codes for MKIVVIGGTGLIGSQVVSKLTEHGHDAVAASPNTGVNTLTGEGLDEVLRGASVVVDVSNSPSFADDAVMEFFRVSTANLLKAETDAGVTHHVALSVVGTDRLQESGYFQAKQVQEDMIKDSGTPYSIVHATQFFEFAKSLADSATEGDTVRVAPIKIQPIFSGDVAAAVGRTAVGTPVNGTVEAAGPEVFQLEDFIRKGLAVKDDPRAVTTDPQGLYWGAALQEDALLPGPDAHIAETRFVDWSARQR; via the coding sequence ATGAAGATCGTAGTGATCGGCGGAACCGGGCTCATCGGCTCGCAGGTGGTCTCCAAGCTCACCGAGCACGGCCACGACGCTGTCGCGGCGTCACCCAACACAGGCGTCAACACCCTGACGGGCGAGGGCCTGGACGAGGTTCTGCGGGGAGCCTCGGTCGTCGTCGACGTGTCCAACTCCCCTTCCTTCGCGGACGACGCCGTCATGGAGTTCTTCCGCGTCTCCACCGCCAACCTACTCAAGGCGGAGACCGACGCCGGGGTGACCCATCACGTGGCCCTGTCCGTGGTGGGCACCGACCGCCTCCAGGAGAGCGGCTACTTCCAGGCCAAGCAGGTCCAGGAAGACATGATCAAGGACTCGGGAACTCCGTACTCGATCGTCCACGCCACACAGTTCTTCGAGTTCGCGAAGAGCCTCGCGGACTCGGCGACCGAGGGCGACACGGTGCGCGTGGCACCCATCAAGATCCAGCCCATCTTCTCCGGAGACGTGGCCGCGGCCGTCGGCCGCACCGCCGTCGGCACACCCGTCAACGGCACGGTGGAGGCCGCGGGCCCCGAGGTCTTCCAGCTCGAGGACTTCATCCGGAAGGGGCTCGCCGTCAAGGACGACCCCCGCGCGGTCACGACGGACCCGCAGGGTCTCTACTGGGGGGCGGCGCTCCAGGAGGACGCCCTGCTTCCGGGCCCCGATGCGCACATCGCCGAAACCCGTTTCGTCGACTGGAGCGCACGGCAGCGGTAA
- a CDS encoding carboxypeptidase regulatory-like domain-containing protein yields the protein MGTAKTLTESLLFPAILFLGLLFCFPPALHAPQSHHADVVVAHGVSARETSTVLERQHPGGYDVTTVADARAARRAVVEREAVAGYVTGAQRDVLYVAKANGLSLEQALTQQFTALSAHRHVALAVTDVAPTLSKDQTGNTLVYFGVAWSIPGYILATTLQRAVTFNRRKKLLAIAGSSALFSVVGFLVGAGLGYLPDDPSAIAVGFLLMSAVATFATGMAPFTKQFFPAAGMGLFIVLSVPSSGVVPASMLPTFFQDLHEVMPLANAVDALRGALYFGGTGVLGPALVLCAWTAAGLALLGLDAWRHDRQAARQGADEREIEEPPVEDPSVEAPTPTALPVRHHHHFGEPMPTLEGTVLDAQQEPVRHAAVTVIGTSGRQLVRTTTNARGEYAVTGLPEGYVSVVTASLGYVPVVHQRLLQSGAVARVDVTLHGRRGSVSLAHGPGRTPPENMTRTSR from the coding sequence ATGGGCACGGCCAAGACCCTGACCGAGTCGCTGCTCTTCCCGGCGATACTTTTCCTCGGGCTCCTGTTCTGCTTTCCTCCGGCCCTGCACGCACCGCAGTCACACCACGCGGACGTCGTCGTGGCCCACGGTGTGTCGGCTCGAGAAACCAGCACCGTCCTGGAGCGACAACACCCCGGCGGGTACGACGTCACCACGGTGGCCGATGCCCGGGCGGCGCGACGAGCGGTCGTCGAACGCGAGGCCGTAGCGGGTTATGTCACCGGAGCACAACGCGACGTGCTGTACGTGGCCAAGGCCAACGGACTGTCACTGGAACAGGCGCTCACCCAACAGTTCACCGCGCTCTCCGCGCACCGCCACGTCGCCCTCGCCGTCACGGACGTCGCGCCGACCCTGAGCAAGGACCAGACGGGTAACACTCTGGTCTACTTCGGAGTCGCCTGGAGCATCCCCGGCTACATCCTCGCGACGACCCTGCAGCGGGCTGTGACCTTCAACCGCCGGAAGAAACTGCTGGCCATAGCGGGCAGTTCCGCCCTCTTCAGTGTGGTGGGCTTCCTCGTCGGAGCCGGTCTCGGTTATCTTCCCGACGACCCCTCGGCCATAGCCGTCGGGTTCCTCCTCATGTCGGCGGTGGCCACCTTCGCCACCGGGATGGCGCCCTTCACCAAGCAGTTCTTCCCCGCCGCGGGCATGGGTCTGTTCATCGTGCTCAGCGTTCCCAGCAGTGGTGTGGTCCCGGCCTCGATGCTCCCCACGTTCTTCCAGGATCTGCACGAGGTCATGCCACTGGCCAACGCCGTGGACGCCTTGAGAGGTGCCCTCTACTTCGGCGGAACCGGAGTACTCGGGCCGGCCCTGGTGTTGTGCGCGTGGACAGCGGCGGGCCTGGCCCTGCTGGGCCTCGACGCCTGGCGACACGATCGTCAGGCCGCGCGCCAGGGCGCCGACGAGCGGGAAATCGAGGAACCGCCGGTGGAGGACCCGTCCGTGGAGGCGCCGACACCGACCGCGCTGCCGGTACGCCACCATCACCATTTCGGAGAGCCCATGCCGACACTGGAGGGAACCGTACTCGACGCCCAGCAGGAGCCCGTACGGCACGCGGCGGTGACTGTCATCGGCACGAGTGGCCGGCAGTTGGTGCGGACGACGACGAACGCGCGGGGCGAATACGCCGTCACCGGACTGCCGGAGGGATACGTGAGTGTGGTCACCGCCTCGCTCGGGTACGTGCCAGTGGTCCACCAGAGGCTGTTGCAGTCCGGTGCGGTGGCCCGGGTCGACGTGACCCTGCACGGCCGACGAGGAAGCGTGTCTCTCGCCCACGGGCCCGGGAGAACACCACCGGAGAACATGACCCGTACGAGCCGGTGA
- a CDS encoding TetR/AcrR family transcriptional regulator has translation MPRSVNEEKRAELLLEVAHHLERHGLAQMSLTPLAESVGTTKRMLLYYFGSRENLLVSALNAVRPDAHAMFDGVRDTAALLQAARDLWEAITVGEQAGAIRVLLQLLSLATTDPEQYGDLAADTVEIMVDPISAAYVRLGYAPQEARARATLLVSGMRGLCQDRLVTRDVARTDAAAHRLIKDAVTATI, from the coding sequence GTGCCCCGCTCCGTGAACGAAGAGAAGCGCGCCGAACTGCTCTTGGAGGTCGCCCACCACCTGGAGCGGCACGGCCTCGCGCAGATGTCGCTGACCCCCCTGGCGGAGAGCGTCGGCACCACCAAGCGCATGCTGCTGTACTACTTCGGGAGCCGCGAGAACCTCTTGGTGAGCGCCTTGAACGCGGTACGCCCCGACGCCCACGCGATGTTCGACGGTGTACGGGACACCGCCGCCCTGCTCCAGGCCGCTCGGGACCTGTGGGAGGCGATCACCGTCGGGGAGCAAGCCGGCGCGATCCGCGTGCTGTTGCAACTGCTCAGCCTCGCCACCACGGACCCGGAACAGTACGGGGACCTGGCCGCCGACACCGTCGAGATCATGGTGGACCCGATCTCCGCTGCCTACGTCCGGCTGGGATACGCGCCACAAGAGGCCCGAGCACGGGCCACGCTCCTCGTCTCCGGCATGCGCGGCCTGTGCCAGGACCGTTTGGTGACGCGAGACGTGGCCCGTACCGACGCCGCGGCTCACCGCCTCATCAAGGACGCTGTCACCGCGACGATCTGA
- a CDS encoding MarR family winged helix-turn-helix transcriptional regulator, with protein MEGHLHRQLGLGLSEFYALWALRDSMRAGSGLLPLGDLAGGTGLSPSATSRLVRRLRDRGLITTHVAPHDRRSVETELTAVAHDVLRVGSPLLRRAVEEAVRELGTANIDEDLLRYLTGGRDGATLPA; from the coding sequence ATGGAGGGGCATCTTCACCGGCAACTCGGCCTGGGACTGAGCGAGTTCTACGCCCTCTGGGCTCTGCGGGACAGTATGCGGGCCGGTTCAGGACTGCTGCCCCTCGGTGACCTGGCCGGCGGGACAGGGCTCAGCCCATCCGCCACCAGCCGTCTCGTGAGGCGTCTGCGGGACCGCGGCCTGATCACCACGCACGTCGCGCCGCACGACCGGCGGAGCGTCGAGACGGAATTGACCGCCGTCGCACACGATGTGCTGCGGGTGGGCTCTCCTCTCCTGCGCCGGGCGGTGGAGGAGGCCGTGCGGGAACTCGGCACCGCGAACATCGACGAGGACCTGCTCCGTTACCTCACGGGCGGCAGGGACGGCGCGACTCTGCCGGCGTGA
- a CDS encoding LuxR family transcriptional regulator translates to MIAGPPPDLVGRQHESGALDDLLTGLREGGSRVLVVRGEAGIGKSVLLEYVAARASGTKVTWAHGIEADMELPYASLHQLCTPFWGQLDELPKPQRDALRVAFGIAAGDPPDRFLVGLAVLTLLTRASETQPVLVLVDDAQWLDQVSLQTLEFVARRLLAEAVAMVFAIRDPEGRSALGGLPTLRLDGLDTAAAGELLETTVGGRLEKRVRDRFVAEMHGNPLALLEFSRGRSAAELAYGLDSSTFPGLQGPVAGRVERDFASRLGALPTATRTLLLIAAAEPVGDARLLVRAAAALKIAIHAAPAKAAGLIEFGESIRFRHPLVRSAVYHGAEPEERRAVHRALAEATDPVLDPDRRAWHAAQAADGPDEEVATGLEQAAGRARQRGGIAAEAVLLERAADVTPDPRPRGRRALAAAEAHFSAAAPDRATELATVAELCALSGLDRARLARLRGRILFARSRSDEAAPLLLEAAAQFTAAGSPLARETYLEAISATIFAGRVHGPTGARAAAIAARASGAPPSGSRSADLLLDGVAAVLADGYEAGVPVLRGALESLTQEELGTREATVRWLLLAPVALEAFIHYAWDLHAWDALASRAVRLARDVGALGALPPALVYLGGVHIHYGDFAEADRMIDEADALAAATGHAPHQYGRLVLAAWRGEADIAAPILEEARRQAEQRGEVSLLGAMGYIQGVLFNGLARYEEALEAARTGIEHDGFNFTGLSLVEHVEAATRCGELDQARASLARLLELTRAADSGWARGAAARSQALLTEGDAADRLYRTAIEAFGHGGVAVEVARTHLLYGEWLRRGHRRALAREHLRTAHEMFDGMRAHAFAERARRELLATGEHAQVRENRPASVLTPQESQVATLAADGMTNARIGAELFISPHTVEWHLRKVYTKLGINSRRALPTALKSTSVTELGGEDTLRTG, encoded by the coding sequence ATGATCGCCGGCCCGCCTCCCGACCTGGTCGGTCGGCAGCATGAGTCCGGGGCGCTCGACGACCTGCTGACAGGTCTGCGCGAAGGCGGGTCCCGGGTCCTGGTGGTCCGTGGCGAGGCCGGCATCGGGAAGTCGGTGCTACTGGAGTACGTGGCCGCCCGGGCGTCCGGGACGAAGGTGACCTGGGCGCACGGCATCGAGGCCGACATGGAGCTGCCCTACGCGAGCCTGCACCAACTGTGCACGCCGTTCTGGGGCCAGCTCGACGAACTCCCGAAGCCCCAACGTGACGCCCTACGCGTGGCGTTCGGGATAGCAGCAGGGGACCCGCCCGACCGCTTCCTGGTCGGCCTCGCCGTGCTCACCCTGCTCACCCGCGCCTCGGAGACCCAGCCAGTGCTCGTGCTGGTGGACGATGCGCAGTGGCTGGACCAAGTCTCCCTGCAGACACTGGAGTTCGTGGCCCGCCGATTGCTCGCCGAGGCTGTCGCCATGGTGTTCGCTATCCGGGACCCCGAAGGACGGTCCGCGCTGGGCGGCCTGCCGACATTGCGGCTCGACGGTCTCGACACCGCCGCCGCCGGTGAACTCCTCGAAACCACCGTCGGGGGGCGGCTGGAGAAGCGGGTCCGGGACCGCTTCGTGGCCGAGATGCACGGTAACCCGCTGGCCCTGCTCGAATTCTCCCGCGGCCGCAGTGCCGCCGAACTGGCCTACGGCCTCGACTCATCGACTTTCCCCGGCCTCCAGGGCCCGGTGGCCGGCCGCGTCGAACGAGACTTCGCCAGCCGCCTCGGCGCGCTGCCGACGGCCACCCGGACGCTGCTGCTGATCGCGGCGGCGGAACCGGTCGGTGACGCCCGCCTGCTGGTCCGCGCGGCCGCCGCACTCAAGATCGCCATTCATGCCGCACCGGCCAAGGCGGCCGGTCTCATCGAGTTCGGCGAGTCCATCCGCTTCCGGCACCCACTGGTCCGTTCCGCCGTCTACCACGGAGCCGAGCCAGAAGAACGCCGAGCGGTGCACCGGGCACTCGCCGAGGCGACGGACCCGGTCCTGGACCCGGACCGGCGCGCCTGGCACGCCGCGCAGGCCGCCGACGGGCCGGACGAGGAAGTCGCCACGGGCCTGGAACAAGCTGCCGGCCGCGCGCGGCAGCGCGGTGGCATCGCCGCCGAGGCTGTGCTGCTCGAGCGCGCGGCGGACGTGACACCGGACCCGCGACCACGGGGCCGCCGCGCCCTCGCCGCCGCCGAGGCGCACTTCTCGGCCGCCGCACCCGACCGGGCCACGGAGCTCGCGACTGTGGCCGAACTCTGCGCCCTGAGCGGCTTGGACCGCGCCCGGCTGGCGCGCCTGCGTGGCAGGATCCTGTTCGCCCGCAGCCGCAGCGACGAGGCGGCACCACTGCTCCTGGAGGCCGCAGCGCAGTTCACCGCCGCCGGGTCCCCGCTGGCCCGGGAGACGTATTTGGAAGCCATCAGCGCGACCATCTTCGCGGGCCGGGTCCACGGTCCGACGGGTGCCCGCGCCGCCGCCATCGCGGCCCGCGCGTCCGGTGCGCCTCCCTCGGGCTCCAGGTCCGCCGACCTCCTCCTCGACGGAGTGGCCGCCGTCCTCGCGGACGGCTACGAGGCCGGAGTCCCGGTACTGCGTGGCGCACTGGAGTCGCTCACCCAGGAGGAACTCGGTACCCGGGAGGCGACCGTACGCTGGCTGCTGCTCGCCCCCGTCGCCCTGGAGGCGTTCATCCACTACGCCTGGGACCTGCACGCGTGGGACGCGCTGGCCAGCCGTGCGGTGCGGCTGGCCCGCGACGTCGGCGCGCTCGGCGCGCTGCCACCGGCACTCGTCTACCTCGGCGGGGTCCACATCCACTACGGCGATTTCGCCGAGGCGGACCGGATGATCGACGAAGCCGACGCGCTCGCCGCCGCGACCGGTCATGCCCCGCATCAGTACGGCAGGCTGGTACTGGCCGCCTGGCGGGGCGAGGCGGACATCGCCGCCCCCATCCTCGAGGAAGCCAGGCGGCAGGCCGAACAACGGGGTGAGGTGTCCCTGCTGGGCGCCATGGGCTACATCCAGGGCGTCCTCTTCAACGGACTGGCACGCTACGAGGAGGCCCTGGAGGCCGCTCGTACGGGCATCGAGCACGACGGGTTCAACTTCACGGGTCTGTCGCTGGTCGAACACGTCGAGGCCGCCACGCGGTGCGGTGAGCTGGACCAGGCTCGCGCCTCGCTGGCCCGGCTGCTCGAACTCACCCGCGCCGCCGACTCCGGATGGGCCCGCGGTGCCGCCGCCCGAAGTCAGGCCCTGCTCACCGAAGGCGACGCGGCGGACCGCCTGTACCGGACCGCGATCGAGGCGTTCGGCCACGGCGGTGTGGCCGTGGAGGTGGCGCGTACCCACCTGTTGTACGGCGAGTGGCTGCGCCGCGGCCATCGCCGTGCGCTGGCCAGGGAACACCTGCGCACGGCTCATGAGATGTTCGACGGCATGCGGGCGCACGCCTTCGCCGAGCGGGCCCGCCGTGAACTGCTGGCGACCGGCGAGCACGCCCAGGTGAGGGAGAACAGGCCGGCGAGCGTCCTCACGCCTCAGGAGTCACAGGTCGCGACCCTCGCCGCCGACGGCATGACGAACGCGCGGATCGGCGCGGAACTGTTCATCAGCCCCCACACCGTGGAGTGGCATCTGCGGAAGGTGTACACGAAACTCGGGATCAACTCACGTCGCGCGCTGCCGACTGCTCTCAAGAGCACCTCGGTCACGGAGCTCGGGGGCGAGGACACGCTGCGAACCGGGTGA